A section of the Lepus europaeus isolate LE1 chromosome 10, mLepTim1.pri, whole genome shotgun sequence genome encodes:
- the LOC133768456 gene encoding coiled-coil domain-containing protein 201-like has protein sequence MEPEGQPLGLNLSEQESPSFLRRRPPLRKLIKHSTPEEAEFSWSLRLPGDALDLSEEGPAGGSPVPGHSFPGLRTCLAGVSWTTTFRRRRLSTIWASSGSSGHSRPDEPLSAPGDDLPIASLLAQQQQRQQGESLHTSCWPRISGLPGISNTSQRKRRNLKKLAAVMERVRQWERHLLQNIEEATQHQLTVQIRETHKSQELQVNADNQHQASQV, from the coding sequence ATGGAGCCGGAGGGGCAGCCCCTGGGTTTGAACTTGTCTGAGCAGGAGAGCCCTTCTTTCCTAAGAAGAAGGCCACCCTTGAGAAAGCTCATCAAACACAGCACCCCCGAGGAAGCGGAATTCAGCTGGAGCTTGCGGCTCCCCGGAGATGCCTTGGACCTCAGTGAAGAGGGTCCTGCAGGTGGGTCCCCAGTGCCTGGACACTCTTTCCCGGGCCTCCGCACCTGCCTGGCAGGGGTCAGCTGGACCACCACCTTCAGAAGGAGGAGGCTTTCAACCATCTGGGCTTCCAGCGGCTCCAGTGGGCACTCACGGCCCGACGAGCCCCTCTCCGCTCCTGGGGATGATCTGCCCATAGCGTCCTTGTtggcgcagcagcagcagcggcagcagggcGAATCCCTCCACACAAGCTGCTGGCCACGAATCTCAGGATTGCCAGGAATTTCCAACACATCCCAGAGGAAGAGACGAAACCTGAAGAAGCTGGCGGCCGTGATGGAGCGAGTCAGGCAATGGGAACGGCACCTGCTTCAGAACATCGAAGAGGCCACCCAGCACCAGCTCACCGTCCAAATCAGGGAGACCCACAAGTCCCAGGAGCTTCAGGTTAACGCAGACAATCAGCATCAGGCCTCCCAAGTCTAG